The following proteins are encoded in a genomic region of Dasypus novemcinctus isolate mDasNov1 chromosome 21, mDasNov1.1.hap2, whole genome shotgun sequence:
- the CRK gene encoding adapter molecule crk isoform X1, whose protein sequence is MAGNFDSEERSSWYWGRLSRQEAVALLQGQRHGVFLVRDSSTSPGDYVLSVSENSRVSHYIINSSGPRPPVPPSPAQPPPGVSPSRLRIGDQEFDSLPALLEFYKIHYLDTTTLIEPVSRSRQGSGVILRQEEAEYVRALFDFNGNDEEDLPFKKGDILRIRDKPEEQWWNAEDSEGKRGMIPVPYVEKYRPASASVSALIGGR, encoded by the exons ATGGCAGGCAACTTCGACTCCGAGGAGCGGAGTAGCTGGTATTGGGGACGGTTGAGCCGACAAGAGGCGGTGGCGCTGTTGCAGGGCCAGCGGCACGGGGTGTTCCTGGTGCGGGACTCAAGCACCAGCCCCGGGGACTATGTGCTCAGCGTCTCCGAGAACTCGCGCGTCTCCCACTACATCATCAACAGCAGCGGCCCGCGCCCGCCAGTGCCGCCGTCGCCCGCCCAGCCTCCGCCGG GGGTGAGCCCCTCCAGACTCCGAATAGGAGATCAAGAGTTTGATTCCTTGCCTGCTTTACTGGAATTCTACAAAATACACTATTTGGACACTACAACGTTGATAGAACCAGTTTCCAGATCCAGGCAGGGTAGTGGAGTGATTCTCAGGCAGGAAGAGGCAGAATATGTGCGAGCCCTCTTTGACTTTAATGGGAATGATGAAGAAGATCTTCCCTTTAAGAAAGGAGACATCCTGAGAATCCGAGATAAGCCTGAAGAGCAGTGGTGGAATGCAGAGGACAGCGAAGGCAAGAGAGGGATGATTCCAGTCCCTTACGTCGAGAAGTATAGACCTGCCTCCGCCTCAGTATCGGCTCTGATTGGAG